From Magnolia sinica isolate HGM2019 chromosome 13, MsV1, whole genome shotgun sequence, one genomic window encodes:
- the LOC131222943 gene encoding 2-oxoglutarate-Fe(II) type oxidoreductase hxnY-like isoform X1: MADACFPASSRISALNCIDLSDSDIRKSVSLLKQACLDCGFFYVINHGISQEFMDEVFAQSKRFFDLPTEEKMKVLRNEKHRGYTPVLDEILDPDNQVHGDYKEGYYIGVEVPENDPQAEKPFYGPNVWPSADLLPGWRQTMEKYHQKALGVAKAVARVIALALDLDGDFFDKPEMLGEPIATLRLLHYEGVRQITGRASNPANGIYGAGAHSDYGLITLLATDDVLGLQICKDKDAQPQVWEYVAPLKGAFVVNLGDMLERWSNGVFRSTLHRVVVDGQERYSIAYFVEPSHECLVECLPTCKSETNPPKFPPVKCGTYLSQRYIDTHVDLSTYQKHQA; encoded by the exons ATGGCGGATGCATGTTTTCCCGCCAGTTCGAGAATCTCGGCCTTGAATTGCATCGATCTCTCCGATTCCGACATCCGAAAATCCGTTTCCCTTCTCAAGCAG GCATGCCTTGATTGTGGCTTTTTCTACGTCATCAATCATGGCATCAGCCAGGAATTCATGGATGAGGTTTTTGCCCAAAGTAAGAGGTTTTTCGATTTACCAACAGAAGAGAAAATGAAGGTTCTTAGGAATGAGAAGCATCGGGGTTATACACCTGTATTAGATGAGATTCTCGATCCTGATAATCAAGTGCATG GAGATTACAAAGAAGGATACTACATTGGTGTTGAAGTGCCAGAAAATGATCCACAAGCAGAAAAACCATTTTATGGACCAAATGTGTGGCCTTCTGCAG ATCTGTTACCTGGATGGAGGCAGACTATGGAGAAGTATCACCAAAAGGCACT TGGAGTGGCAAAAGCAGTTGCTAGGGTCATCGCCCTTGCACTTGAcctagatggtgatttcttcgaTAAGCCTGAAATGCTTGGCGAGCCTATTGCAACTTTGCGCCTGCTACACTATGAAGGTGTAAGACAGATTACAG GTAGAGCCTCTAATCCAGCAAATGGAATATATGGAGCTGGAGCACATTCCGACTATGGTTTAATTACACTTCTGGCAACAGATGATGTTTTGGGTCTTCAA ATATGCAAGGATAAGGATGCTCAACCCCAGGTATGGGAGTATGTAGCACCACTAAAAGG AGCCTTTGTAGTAAATCTTGGGGACATGCTCGAGCGTTGGAGTAATGGTGTTTTCAG GTCTACATTGCACCGAGTTGTAGTTGATGGTCAGGAGCGCTATTCG ATAGCATACTTTGTGGAACCGAGCCACGAGTGTCTTGTGGAGTGCTTGCCCACTTGCAAATCAGAGACAAACCCCCCCAA ATTTCCTCCAGTGAAATGTGGAACTTACCTGAGCCAGCGGTACATCGATACACACGTTGACCTGAGCACATACCAGAAACACCAAGCTTAG
- the LOC131222943 gene encoding 2-oxoglutarate-Fe(II) type oxidoreductase hxnY-like isoform X3, whose protein sequence is MDEVFAQSKRFFDLPTEEKMKVLRNEKHRGYTPVLDEILDPDNQVHGDYKEGYYIGVEVPENDPQAEKPFYGPNVWPSADLLPGWRQTMEKYHQKALGVAKAVARVIALALDLDGDFFDKPEMLGEPIATLRLLHYEGVRQITGRASNPANGIYGAGAHSDYGLITLLATDDVLGLQICKDKDAQPQVWEYVAPLKGAFVVNLGDMLERWSNGVFRSTLHRVVVDGQERYSIAYFVEPSHECLVECLPTCKSETNPPKFPPVKCGTYLSQRYIDTHVDLSTYQKHQA, encoded by the exons ATGGATGAGGTTTTTGCCCAAAGTAAGAGGTTTTTCGATTTACCAACAGAAGAGAAAATGAAGGTTCTTAGGAATGAGAAGCATCGGGGTTATACACCTGTATTAGATGAGATTCTCGATCCTGATAATCAAGTGCATG GAGATTACAAAGAAGGATACTACATTGGTGTTGAAGTGCCAGAAAATGATCCACAAGCAGAAAAACCATTTTATGGACCAAATGTGTGGCCTTCTGCAG ATCTGTTACCTGGATGGAGGCAGACTATGGAGAAGTATCACCAAAAGGCACT TGGAGTGGCAAAAGCAGTTGCTAGGGTCATCGCCCTTGCACTTGAcctagatggtgatttcttcgaTAAGCCTGAAATGCTTGGCGAGCCTATTGCAACTTTGCGCCTGCTACACTATGAAGGTGTAAGACAGATTACAG GTAGAGCCTCTAATCCAGCAAATGGAATATATGGAGCTGGAGCACATTCCGACTATGGTTTAATTACACTTCTGGCAACAGATGATGTTTTGGGTCTTCAA ATATGCAAGGATAAGGATGCTCAACCCCAGGTATGGGAGTATGTAGCACCACTAAAAGG AGCCTTTGTAGTAAATCTTGGGGACATGCTCGAGCGTTGGAGTAATGGTGTTTTCAG GTCTACATTGCACCGAGTTGTAGTTGATGGTCAGGAGCGCTATTCG ATAGCATACTTTGTGGAACCGAGCCACGAGTGTCTTGTGGAGTGCTTGCCCACTTGCAAATCAGAGACAAACCCCCCCAA ATTTCCTCCAGTGAAATGTGGAACTTACCTGAGCCAGCGGTACATCGATACACACGTTGACCTGAGCACATACCAGAAACACCAAGCTTAG
- the LOC131222943 gene encoding 2-oxoglutarate-Fe(II) type oxidoreductase hxnY-like isoform X2, which produces MADACFPASSRISALNCIDLSDSDIRKSVSLLKQACLDCGFFYVINHGISQEFMDEVFAQSKRFFDLPTEEKMKVLRNEKHRGYTPVLDEILDPDNQVHGDYKEGYYIGVEVPENDPQAEKPFYGPNVWPSADLLPGWRQTMEKYHQKALGVAKAVARVIALALDLDGDFFDKPEMLGEPIATLRLLHYEGRASNPANGIYGAGAHSDYGLITLLATDDVLGLQICKDKDAQPQVWEYVAPLKGAFVVNLGDMLERWSNGVFRSTLHRVVVDGQERYSIAYFVEPSHECLVECLPTCKSETNPPKFPPVKCGTYLSQRYIDTHVDLSTYQKHQA; this is translated from the exons ATGGCGGATGCATGTTTTCCCGCCAGTTCGAGAATCTCGGCCTTGAATTGCATCGATCTCTCCGATTCCGACATCCGAAAATCCGTTTCCCTTCTCAAGCAG GCATGCCTTGATTGTGGCTTTTTCTACGTCATCAATCATGGCATCAGCCAGGAATTCATGGATGAGGTTTTTGCCCAAAGTAAGAGGTTTTTCGATTTACCAACAGAAGAGAAAATGAAGGTTCTTAGGAATGAGAAGCATCGGGGTTATACACCTGTATTAGATGAGATTCTCGATCCTGATAATCAAGTGCATG GAGATTACAAAGAAGGATACTACATTGGTGTTGAAGTGCCAGAAAATGATCCACAAGCAGAAAAACCATTTTATGGACCAAATGTGTGGCCTTCTGCAG ATCTGTTACCTGGATGGAGGCAGACTATGGAGAAGTATCACCAAAAGGCACT TGGAGTGGCAAAAGCAGTTGCTAGGGTCATCGCCCTTGCACTTGAcctagatggtgatttcttcgaTAAGCCTGAAATGCTTGGCGAGCCTATTGCAACTTTGCGCCTGCTACACTATGAAG GTAGAGCCTCTAATCCAGCAAATGGAATATATGGAGCTGGAGCACATTCCGACTATGGTTTAATTACACTTCTGGCAACAGATGATGTTTTGGGTCTTCAA ATATGCAAGGATAAGGATGCTCAACCCCAGGTATGGGAGTATGTAGCACCACTAAAAGG AGCCTTTGTAGTAAATCTTGGGGACATGCTCGAGCGTTGGAGTAATGGTGTTTTCAG GTCTACATTGCACCGAGTTGTAGTTGATGGTCAGGAGCGCTATTCG ATAGCATACTTTGTGGAACCGAGCCACGAGTGTCTTGTGGAGTGCTTGCCCACTTGCAAATCAGAGACAAACCCCCCCAA ATTTCCTCCAGTGAAATGTGGAACTTACCTGAGCCAGCGGTACATCGATACACACGTTGACCTGAGCACATACCAGAAACACCAAGCTTAG